In a single window of the Mucilaginibacter defluvii genome:
- a CDS encoding TlpA disulfide reductase family protein, translated as MKKFLMIAALLPVAASAQTGKFTITGKIGNLDKPAKVYFDYMDSNGAGKEDSAVVVNGTFKFTGNLTGIGNTRMSLDHTGEGKPHSIYAPGADVIYFYFGKENIVINSKDSLSNARFTGSKVYDDFQAYNKQIGGTIMDLTKAANNAYSKATPEQQKDSIFMAGLNASFRKSIDARSEKQYQFAKSNPKSYFALVGLSEAAGSKVDVKKIQPVFTALDPKLKQLDMGKELQQRIEAAGLTSIGSVAPTFTQNDVNGKPVSLADFKGKVVLVEFWASWCVPCRAENPNLVEQYKKYKDKGFEILSVSLDNSKAAWLAAIEKDGLPWAQVSDLKGWNNAVGRLYGVRAVPQSFLVDRDGKVIGNTLRGETLNKKLAELMN; from the coding sequence ATGAAAAAATTTTTAATGATAGCCGCACTGTTACCCGTAGCAGCATCGGCACAAACCGGTAAGTTTACCATCACCGGTAAAATTGGTAACTTAGATAAACCTGCCAAGGTTTACTTTGATTATATGGACAGCAACGGTGCCGGTAAAGAAGATTCGGCGGTTGTGGTGAACGGAACGTTTAAATTTACGGGCAATCTTACAGGTATAGGCAACACCCGCATGTCGCTCGATCATACCGGCGAAGGTAAGCCGCACTCTATCTATGCTCCGGGTGCCGATGTGATTTATTTTTATTTCGGCAAGGAAAATATCGTGATCAACTCTAAGGACTCTTTAAGCAACGCCAGGTTCACAGGCTCTAAGGTTTACGATGATTTCCAGGCTTATAACAAACAAATAGGCGGCACCATTATGGATTTGACCAAAGCCGCTAACAATGCTTATTCAAAAGCCACACCTGAACAGCAAAAGGACAGCATTTTTATGGCCGGATTGAATGCCAGCTTCAGGAAAAGCATTGACGCCCGATCTGAAAAACAATACCAGTTTGCTAAGAGCAACCCAAAATCATATTTCGCGCTGGTTGGCCTGTCCGAAGCCGCCGGAAGCAAAGTAGACGTAAAAAAGATACAGCCCGTATTTACTGCCCTCGATCCTAAACTGAAGCAACTGGATATGGGCAAAGAACTGCAGCAGCGTATAGAAGCGGCCGGTTTAACCTCAATTGGTTCGGTAGCTCCGACGTTTACTCAAAATGATGTAAACGGCAAACCGGTATCATTAGCTGACTTTAAAGGCAAAGTGGTATTGGTTGAGTTTTGGGCAAGCTGGTGTGTACCATGCCGTGCGGAAAACCCTAACCTGGTTGAACAGTATAAAAAATATAAGGATAAAGGTTTCGAGATACTATCGGTATCACTTGACAACAGCAAAGCTGCCTGGCTTGCCGCCATTGAGAAAGACGGGCTGCCCTGGGCTCAGGTATCTGACCTGAAGGGCTGGAACAACGCTGTTGGCCGTTTGTATGGCGTAAGGGCGGTGCCGCAAAGCTTTTTAGTGGATAGAGACGGAAAAGTAATAGGCAACACCCTGCGCGGCGAAACGCTTAATAAAAAGCTGGCCGAGCTGATGAATTAG